One Kineococcus aurantiacus genomic window carries:
- a CDS encoding pectinesterase family protein, with the protein MHPPVPAPGRRQRRRTLLAGGTTALAMAGLLVTAPAAQAADTTAPGVPSSVKVAYYGGVGAQVAWGKVSAGDLDHYAVYRSTSSTVDPRTATLVASTRELSAVDAAIAAGGKAYYAVSAVDTSGNASRPSSAVSVTATDTTAPAAPSGLTTATTAGATTLTWTATPAPDSTAFRVYRAATSTRPATPLVTVDAAGGTGRFADTTAPAGKSTYWVVAVDRTGNASSAASTSVTRSAAATPAPGPTPTTPAPTPTPTPTPTAVPATPSSGKAVITGGVATISWSPVKGAAGYVVCKRIGGQDDARTYQVWSPVTGKVTGTGECTKTLVPAAGDLFTGTSFTDRDASEGTTSYYRVYAWNAKGLSGYAGITANNPMVAPAQVTGLKVAQAGGTAPHGLVLTWAAGKDTDLAGYTVSRASTSSGTYAVLGTVAAGSTTFADTSAPRGVASYYRVTASDVLGNVSKVSATVSATSTTTPVPLVVTYRELVVDPAAPADATHFRTVTDAVAAVPSSNVTPTRITIAAGTYHESFRVTSPYLTLVGATGDPADVVIDDDKASGQIDPADGEPYGTAGSWTVFVDAPEVTFEDLTVRNSFDEKSQDLAKEQAVALRVEGNHFVADHVRLIGNQDTLLADTPKPTTRVRQYYVNSYVEGDVDYVFGAATAVFDNTVFRSLDRGKADNGAITAASTDTGSKYGFLVQNSKVVSDAAPGTVHLGRPWHPSADPDAIAQVTFKNTWLPAAIDTAQPWEDMSSTNSSGTKVDFSWTDARFAEYGSTGPGAGVNANRPQLTASAAAAATPAKYLAGSDGWDPTTAHPAVVPAVPAAPLGLVAAGGDRTVQLSWDGTTAADVVAWRTTRTAADGTVTDLGTTQSPVFSDGTVTPGAEYRYSVSAVNRAGVASAPSAPVTVTAVAAPLVPSLFVDPAATPDATHFRTVAAALAAAPAGTAARPTVIGVAAGRYPEYLNVTTPGVVLVGATGDASDVVITGNRAAGTPLPDGSGTYGTAGSATVVVTASDVQFRHLTVENAYVEGTYANGQAVALRTVGDRLVFDDVRLLGDQDTLYANSASTTAAARSYFVNSYVEGDVDFVFGRGTVVFDRSTLFANDHGTNPNGAVTAASTDQGNGFGVLVTGSRITGNAPDGSQNLGRPWQPGITNPDGTTGRNTAASAQVVVRDSWLGPVVRTGEPWTSMVNSGYTTSPQEARFAEFGNTGPGATRPGATYAPQLSAADAARYTAETYLAGTDGWNPVRPAAADEAPAAPAGLQVAGDDDRAALTWTESAEPDVVGYRVYRATGQIAPDLTDANLVGTVAKAAFTDTGVRNGTAYTYAVVTLDAGGHASAPVTATVTPAPAPLVVDATVAADGSGDYRTLGAALAALPDGTATDPTVVSIAAGTYREVVSSARKNLVLVGATGNPADVVISYDNANGTAKGATTCPAVTAATCGTAGSAVLTLSGSNVRVRDLTVANTFDATAHPEVGPYNTQAVALRALGDRQVYSHVRLLGAQDTLNADAAGNISADGSGYPRQYYVDSVVQGNVDYVFGRATAVFERTTFVSTAKNGGTVFAPSTASKAKGYLVLDSRFTSANTGSFFLGRPWRSWSDGAYADDSRGQTWILDSWMAAGFTTTQPWADFAPNAWTDGRFAEHGTTGPGAALTAGRPQLTDEVAAATTAAGWLAGTDGWNPVVAAPATDAAPAAPAVTAAAGDASVALTWAESPESDVVGYRVYRLGAGDPVRVTTADLTAAGYTVRGLVNGTAAAFAVTAVDAAGHESALSAPAGATPQLRVDAVVAADGSGGFTTLQAAVDAAPAGRPWTVSVRPGTYAGTTTIAKDGVTVLGATGNPADVVLTSEVTGNAATLRVSASSVTLRGVTVANAAAVPAGTAPSNLVAPAVWTSGDRIVLRDTVVTSGGARALWADVPTAGATTHQLVESSTVRGASDLLFGRASLVVRGSTLVPTTPSAFLATPATTADGGHGFLVTGSTVAPAAGVSDVRFARPYAQSPLTGRNNPELVIRDTVLNAGIKSSPWQNNGTTLWTDARFAEYANTGAGSVPAATATRPQLSPEAAAGYTVQAWLGDGDWYPRS; encoded by the coding sequence GTGCACCCACCCGTCCCCGCCCCCGGACGCCGCCAGCGGCGGCGCACCCTGCTGGCCGGCGGCACCACCGCCCTGGCCATGGCCGGACTCCTCGTCACCGCCCCGGCCGCGCAGGCCGCCGACACCACCGCCCCCGGCGTCCCCTCCTCGGTGAAGGTGGCCTACTACGGCGGCGTCGGCGCGCAGGTCGCGTGGGGCAAGGTGTCGGCCGGCGACCTGGACCACTACGCGGTGTACCGCAGCACCTCCTCGACCGTGGACCCGCGGACCGCGACCCTCGTGGCGAGCACGCGCGAGCTGTCCGCCGTGGACGCCGCGATCGCCGCCGGCGGCAAGGCGTACTACGCGGTCAGCGCCGTCGACACCAGCGGCAACGCCTCCCGGCCCTCCTCGGCCGTGTCGGTGACCGCCACCGACACCACCGCCCCCGCCGCCCCGAGCGGTCTGACGACGGCCACCACCGCGGGCGCGACCACCCTGACCTGGACGGCGACCCCCGCCCCGGACAGCACCGCGTTCCGCGTCTACCGCGCCGCGACCTCCACCCGGCCGGCCACCCCGCTGGTCACCGTGGACGCCGCGGGCGGCACCGGCCGGTTCGCGGACACCACCGCCCCCGCCGGGAAGTCCACCTACTGGGTCGTCGCCGTGGACCGCACCGGCAACGCCTCCTCGGCCGCCTCCACGAGCGTCACCCGCAGCGCCGCGGCCACGCCCGCGCCCGGCCCCACGCCCACCACCCCGGCGCCCACGCCGACGCCCACGCCGACCCCGACCGCCGTGCCCGCCACGCCGTCCTCGGGCAAGGCCGTCATCACCGGTGGGGTCGCGACGATCTCCTGGAGCCCCGTCAAGGGAGCGGCCGGGTACGTCGTGTGCAAGCGCATCGGCGGGCAGGACGACGCCCGCACCTACCAGGTGTGGAGCCCGGTGACCGGGAAGGTCACCGGCACCGGGGAGTGCACCAAGACGCTCGTGCCCGCGGCCGGCGACCTGTTCACCGGTACCTCGTTCACCGACCGCGACGCGAGCGAGGGCACCACCAGCTACTACCGGGTGTACGCCTGGAACGCCAAGGGCCTGTCCGGCTACGCCGGCATCACGGCGAACAACCCGATGGTGGCCCCGGCGCAGGTCACCGGCCTCAAGGTCGCGCAGGCCGGCGGCACCGCCCCGCACGGGCTCGTGCTGACCTGGGCGGCGGGCAAGGACACCGACCTCGCCGGGTACACCGTCTCGCGGGCCTCGACCTCCAGCGGGACCTACGCCGTCCTGGGGACCGTCGCCGCCGGGAGCACCACGTTCGCCGACACCAGCGCCCCCCGGGGCGTGGCGAGCTACTACCGCGTCACGGCCAGCGACGTCCTCGGCAACGTCTCGAAGGTGTCGGCGACCGTGTCGGCCACCTCGACCACCACCCCGGTACCCCTGGTCGTGACCTACCGCGAACTCGTCGTCGACCCCGCCGCGCCCGCCGACGCCACGCACTTCCGCACCGTCACCGACGCCGTCGCCGCGGTCCCGAGCAGCAACGTCACCCCGACGCGCATCACGATCGCCGCCGGCACGTACCACGAGAGCTTCCGCGTCACCTCGCCGTACCTCACGCTCGTGGGCGCCACCGGGGACCCGGCCGACGTCGTGATCGACGACGACAAGGCCTCCGGCCAGATCGACCCCGCCGACGGGGAGCCCTACGGCACGGCCGGCAGCTGGACGGTGTTCGTCGACGCCCCCGAGGTGACGTTCGAGGACCTCACCGTCCGGAACTCCTTCGACGAGAAGTCGCAGGACCTGGCCAAGGAGCAGGCCGTCGCGCTGCGCGTCGAGGGCAACCACTTCGTCGCCGACCACGTGCGGCTCATCGGCAACCAGGACACCCTGCTGGCCGACACCCCCAAACCCACCACCCGGGTGCGGCAGTACTACGTGAACTCCTACGTCGAAGGGGACGTCGACTACGTGTTCGGCGCCGCGACGGCGGTGTTCGACAACACGGTGTTCCGCTCCCTGGACCGCGGCAAGGCCGACAACGGTGCCATCACCGCGGCCAGCACCGACACCGGCAGCAAGTACGGGTTCCTCGTCCAGAACTCCAAGGTCGTCAGCGACGCCGCCCCCGGGACCGTCCACCTCGGCCGCCCCTGGCACCCGAGCGCCGACCCCGACGCGATCGCCCAGGTCACCTTCAAGAACACCTGGCTGCCGGCCGCCATCGACACCGCCCAGCCGTGGGAGGACATGTCCTCCACGAACTCCTCGGGCACCAAGGTCGACTTCAGCTGGACCGACGCGCGGTTCGCCGAGTACGGCAGCACCGGCCCCGGGGCGGGCGTCAACGCCAACCGCCCCCAGCTGACCGCCAGCGCCGCGGCCGCCGCGACCCCGGCGAAGTACCTCGCCGGCTCCGACGGCTGGGACCCCACGACCGCGCACCCCGCCGTCGTGCCCGCCGTCCCCGCCGCCCCGCTCGGGCTCGTCGCCGCGGGCGGGGACCGCACCGTCCAGCTCTCCTGGGACGGCACCACCGCCGCCGACGTCGTCGCCTGGCGCACCACCCGCACCGCCGCCGACGGCACCGTCACCGACCTGGGCACCACCCAGAGCCCGGTCTTCTCCGACGGCACGGTGACCCCCGGCGCGGAGTACCGCTACAGCGTGAGCGCCGTCAACCGCGCCGGGGTCGCCTCGGCGCCCAGCGCGCCCGTCACCGTCACCGCGGTCGCCGCGCCGCTCGTGCCGAGCCTGTTCGTCGACCCGGCCGCCACCCCTGACGCCACGCACTTCCGGACCGTCGCCGCGGCGCTGGCCGCCGCCCCGGCGGGGACCGCCGCGCGGCCCACCGTCATCGGCGTCGCCGCCGGGCGCTACCCGGAGTACCTCAACGTCACCACCCCCGGCGTCGTGCTCGTCGGCGCCACGGGCGACGCCTCCGACGTCGTCATCACCGGCAACCGCGCCGCGGGCACCCCGCTGCCCGACGGCTCGGGCACGTACGGCACCGCCGGCAGCGCGACCGTCGTCGTCACCGCCTCCGACGTGCAGTTCCGGCACCTGACGGTGGAGAACGCCTACGTCGAGGGCACCTACGCCAACGGCCAGGCCGTGGCCCTGCGCACCGTCGGGGACCGGCTCGTCTTCGACGACGTCCGGCTCCTCGGCGACCAGGACACCCTGTACGCGAACTCGGCGAGCACCACCGCCGCGGCCCGCTCGTACTTCGTGAACTCCTACGTGGAGGGCGACGTCGACTTCGTCTTCGGCCGCGGGACCGTCGTGTTCGACCGCAGCACCCTGTTCGCCAACGACCACGGCACCAACCCCAACGGGGCCGTCACCGCGGCCAGCACCGACCAGGGCAACGGGTTCGGGGTCCTCGTCACGGGCAGCCGCATCACGGGCAACGCCCCCGACGGGTCGCAGAACCTGGGCCGCCCCTGGCAGCCCGGGATCACCAACCCCGACGGCACCACCGGCCGCAACACGGCCGCCAGCGCGCAGGTCGTCGTGCGCGACTCCTGGCTGGGCCCGGTCGTGCGCACGGGCGAGCCGTGGACGTCGATGGTGAACTCCGGCTACACCACCTCCCCGCAGGAGGCCCGGTTCGCCGAGTTCGGCAACACCGGCCCCGGCGCCACCCGCCCCGGCGCCACCTACGCCCCGCAGCTGAGCGCCGCCGACGCGGCCCGCTACACCGCGGAGACGTACCTGGCCGGCACCGACGGCTGGAACCCCGTGCGCCCGGCCGCGGCCGACGAGGCCCCGGCCGCCCCCGCCGGCCTGCAGGTCGCCGGTGACGACGACCGGGCCGCGCTGACGTGGACGGAGTCGGCCGAGCCCGACGTCGTCGGCTACCGCGTCTACCGCGCCACCGGCCAGATCGCCCCCGACCTCACCGACGCGAACCTGGTCGGCACCGTGGCCAAGGCCGCGTTCACCGACACCGGCGTGCGCAACGGCACGGCGTACACCTACGCCGTGGTCACCCTCGACGCCGGCGGCCACGCCTCCGCGCCGGTCACCGCGACCGTCACCCCGGCCCCGGCCCCCCTCGTCGTCGACGCGACCGTCGCCGCCGACGGCAGCGGGGACTACCGGACCCTGGGCGCCGCGCTCGCCGCGCTGCCCGACGGCACCGCGACCGACCCCACCGTGGTCTCGATCGCGGCCGGCACCTACCGCGAGGTCGTCTCCTCGGCGCGCAAGAACCTCGTCCTGGTGGGCGCCACGGGGAACCCGGCCGACGTCGTCATCAGCTACGACAACGCCAACGGGACGGCCAAGGGCGCCACCACCTGCCCGGCCGTGACCGCCGCCACCTGCGGCACCGCCGGCAGCGCCGTCCTCACCCTGTCCGGGTCGAACGTCCGGGTGCGGGACCTGACCGTCGCCAACACCTTCGACGCCACCGCCCACCCCGAGGTCGGCCCGTACAACACGCAGGCCGTGGCGCTGCGGGCCCTCGGTGACCGGCAGGTCTACTCCCACGTCCGGCTGCTGGGCGCCCAGGACACCCTGAACGCCGACGCCGCCGGGAACATCAGCGCCGACGGCAGCGGCTACCCGCGCCAGTACTACGTCGACAGCGTCGTGCAGGGCAACGTCGACTACGTCTTCGGCCGGGCCACCGCGGTGTTCGAGCGCACGACGTTCGTCTCCACCGCCAAGAACGGCGGGACGGTGTTCGCGCCCAGCACGGCCTCGAAGGCCAAGGGCTACCTGGTCCTCGACAGCCGGTTCACCAGCGCGAACACCGGGTCGTTCTTCCTGGGCCGCCCGTGGCGCTCCTGGTCCGACGGCGCCTACGCCGACGACTCGCGCGGGCAGACCTGGATCCTCGACTCGTGGATGGCCGCCGGGTTCACCACGACCCAGCCGTGGGCGGACTTCGCGCCCAACGCCTGGACCGACGGCCGCTTCGCCGAGCACGGCACCACCGGCCCCGGCGCGGCGCTCACCGCGGGCCGTCCGCAGCTGACCGACGAGGTCGCCGCGGCGACCACCGCGGCGGGCTGGCTGGCCGGCACCGACGGCTGGAACCCGGTCGTGGCGGCCCCGGCCACCGACGCCGCCCCCGCGGCCCCGGCCGTGACCGCGGCGGCCGGCGACGCCAGCGTCGCCCTGACCTGGGCCGAGTCGCCGGAGTCCGACGTCGTCGGCTACCGGGTGTACCGCCTCGGCGCGGGCGACCCCGTGCGGGTCACCACGGCCGACCTGACCGCCGCCGGGTACACCGTGCGCGGGCTGGTCAACGGCACCGCGGCCGCCTTCGCGGTCACCGCGGTCGACGCGGCCGGGCACGAGTCGGCGCTGTCCGCGCCGGCGGGCGCCACGCCGCAGCTGCGGGTGGACGCCGTCGTGGCCGCCGACGGCAGCGGGGGGTTCACGACCCTGCAGGCGGCGGTGGACGCGGCCCCGGCCGGGCGGCCGTGGACGGTCTCGGTGCGCCCGGGCACCTACGCCGGCACCACCACCATCGCCAAGGACGGGGTGACCGTCCTGGGTGCGACGGGGAACCCGGCCGACGTCGTGCTGACCAGCGAGGTCACCGGCAACGCCGCGACCCTGCGCGTCAGCGCGTCCTCGGTCACCCTGCGCGGGGTGACGGTGGCCAACGCGGCGGCCGTGCCGGCCGGGACCGCGCCGTCGAACCTCGTCGCCCCGGCGGTGTGGACCAGCGGTGACCGGATCGTCCTGCGGGACACCGTCGTGACCAGCGGCGGCGCCCGCGCGCTGTGGGCCGACGTGCCGACGGCGGGGGCCACGACGCACCAGCTGGTGGAGTCCTCCACGGTGCGGGGCGCCTCGGACCTGCTGTTCGGGCGGGCCTCCCTAGTGGTGCGCGGCTCGACGCTGGTGCCCACGACGCCCTCGGCGTTCCTGGCCACCCCGGCCACGACCGCCGACGGCGGCCACGGGTTCCTCGTGACGGGGTCGACGGTCGCTCCCGCGGCGGGGGTCTCCGACGTCCGCTTCGCGCGGCCGTACGCCCAGTCCCCGCTGACCGGGCGCAACAACCCCGAGCTGGTCATCCGCGACACCGTCCTCAACGCCGGGATCAAGTCCAGCCCCTGGCAGAACAACGGGACGACGCTGTGGACCGACGCCCGGTTCGCGGAGTACGCGAACACCGGCGCCGGGTCGGTGCCGGCGGCCACGGCCACCCGCCCGCAGCTGAGCCCGGAGGCGGCGGCCGGGTACACGGTGCAGGCGTGGCTGGGCGACGGGGACTGGTACCCCCGGTCCTGA
- a CDS encoding DUF664 domain-containing protein codes for MDGGAGGAADGAAGGGRAEVERLHAVLRGQREHVLGIVEGLDERAWRRPVLPSGWSCLGLLNHLALDDERFWFRLVVAGEPAAVAAFDPAVDAWTVDDDVPAARVVERYRAECAHADAVVAATAADAAPRWWPGDLFGAFRLADLRAVLLHVVVETATHAGHLDAARELLDGRQWLVLD; via the coding sequence GTGGACGGTGGAGCGGGCGGTGCGGCGGACGGTGCGGCGGGCGGTGGGCGCGCCGAGGTGGAGCGGCTGCACGCGGTGCTGCGCGGGCAGCGCGAGCACGTGCTGGGGATCGTGGAGGGCCTGGACGAGCGGGCGTGGCGGCGCCCGGTGCTGCCCTCGGGGTGGAGCTGCCTGGGGCTGCTGAACCACCTGGCCCTGGACGACGAGCGGTTCTGGTTCCGGCTCGTGGTGGCGGGCGAGCCGGCCGCGGTGGCCGCGTTCGACCCCGCCGTGGACGCCTGGACCGTGGACGACGACGTGCCCGCCGCGCGGGTGGTGGAGCGCTACCGCGCGGAGTGCGCGCACGCCGACGCGGTCGTGGCCGCCACGGCCGCGGACGCGGCCCCGCGGTGGTGGCCCGGGGACCTGTTCGGCGCCTTCCGGCTCGCGGACCTGCGGGCGGTGCTGCTGCACGTGGTGGTCGAGACGGCGACGCACGCCGGTCACCTCGACGCGGCGCGGGAGCTGCTGGACGGCCGGCAGTGGCTGGTCCTGGACTGA
- a CDS encoding primosomal protein N', which produces MLVSSQLPHLDRPFDYLVPASMEHTAEPGRLVRVPFAGTDAEGYVLERVAASDHPGRLARLRRVVSGLPVLTPSTLELCRRVAAEYGGTLSDVVRLAVPGRHAGAEEQVLGAEPVRHDPVALGPDLHGWERHSAGPAFLAHLREGSSPRAVATFAPGSDPCALLALAARATLASGRTALLVVPDHRDLDRLSAALDRLVPEGHVRLEAELGPAPRYRAFLQALTGRARVVAGTRAAVFAPLPNLGLVAVLEDGDDSHADQRAPYPHVREVAVLRAEQTGAAALFAGWTRTAETQLLLESGWARPVLATRDTVRATAPRTTIAGTSGPDAQDPLAAAARLPSDGWRVLREAVKRGPVLVQVPRTGYVPTLACQTCREPARCSSCHGPLAVPGAGERATCRWCGRPATDWTCPNCGDGRFRAVVTGARRTAEELGRAFPGVDVRTSGGSHVLDTVPDHPSLVISTPGAEPVAPQGYAAALLLDGWALLARPDLRAAEEAYRRWTAAAALVRPASAGGAVVLVADPQAAPAQALVRWDPAGFAERELAQRRELDLPPAARFAGLIGAAADVEEFVTALPPLPGVRVLGPLPLPDQPGRAPMVRSVVRVPRGESAALALAVKNVTAGRSVRKLPLVRVRVDPLQIG; this is translated from the coding sequence GTGCTGGTCAGCTCCCAGCTGCCGCACCTGGACCGGCCCTTCGACTACCTCGTGCCGGCCTCCATGGAGCACACCGCCGAACCCGGGCGGCTCGTGCGCGTCCCCTTCGCCGGCACCGACGCCGAGGGGTACGTCCTGGAGCGGGTGGCCGCCAGCGACCACCCCGGCCGGCTCGCGCGGCTGCGCCGCGTCGTCTCGGGCCTGCCGGTGCTCACCCCCTCCACGCTGGAGCTGTGCCGGCGGGTCGCCGCCGAGTACGGCGGGACGCTGTCCGACGTCGTCCGCCTCGCCGTCCCCGGCCGCCACGCCGGCGCCGAGGAGCAGGTGCTGGGCGCCGAGCCCGTCCGGCACGACCCGGTCGCGCTCGGCCCGGACCTGCACGGCTGGGAGCGGCACAGCGCCGGCCCGGCCTTCCTGGCCCACCTGCGCGAGGGGTCCAGCCCGCGGGCCGTGGCGACCTTCGCCCCCGGCAGCGACCCGTGCGCGCTGCTGGCGCTCGCCGCGCGCGCCACCCTGGCCTCGGGGCGCACCGCGCTGCTGGTGGTCCCCGACCACCGCGACCTGGACCGGCTGTCGGCCGCGCTGGACCGGCTCGTGCCCGAGGGCCACGTCCGCCTCGAGGCCGAGCTCGGTCCCGCACCGCGCTACCGGGCGTTCCTGCAGGCCCTCACCGGCCGCGCCCGCGTCGTCGCCGGGACCCGCGCGGCCGTCTTCGCCCCGCTGCCCAACCTGGGGCTCGTCGCGGTCCTGGAGGACGGCGACGACTCCCACGCCGACCAGCGCGCGCCGTACCCGCACGTGCGCGAGGTCGCGGTGCTGCGCGCGGAGCAGACCGGCGCCGCGGCCCTGTTCGCCGGCTGGACCCGTACCGCCGAGACGCAGCTGCTGCTGGAGTCGGGGTGGGCGCGGCCGGTGCTGGCGACCCGGGACACGGTGCGGGCCACCGCCCCGCGCACCACCATCGCCGGCACGTCCGGGCCGGACGCGCAGGACCCGCTGGCCGCCGCGGCCCGGCTGCCCAGCGACGGCTGGCGCGTGCTGCGCGAGGCCGTCAAGCGCGGTCCCGTGCTCGTGCAGGTGCCCCGCACCGGGTACGTCCCGACGCTGGCGTGCCAGACGTGCCGCGAACCGGCGCGCTGCTCCTCCTGCCACGGGCCGCTGGCCGTCCCGGGCGCCGGGGAACGCGCCACCTGCCGCTGGTGCGGGCGCCCCGCGACGGACTGGACGTGCCCGAACTGCGGCGACGGCCGCTTCCGGGCCGTCGTCACCGGCGCCCGCCGCACCGCCGAGGAGCTGGGGCGGGCGTTCCCCGGCGTCGACGTCCGGACCTCCGGCGGGTCGCACGTGCTGGACACCGTCCCCGACCACCCGTCGCTGGTCATCTCGACCCCGGGGGCCGAACCCGTCGCGCCGCAGGGGTACGCCGCGGCGCTGCTGCTGGACGGCTGGGCCCTACTGGCCCGCCCGGACCTGCGGGCGGCCGAGGAGGCGTACCGGCGCTGGACCGCGGCCGCCGCCCTCGTCCGGCCCGCCTCGGCCGGGGGAGCGGTCGTCCTCGTCGCCGACCCCCAGGCCGCGCCCGCCCAGGCCCTCGTGCGCTGGGACCCCGCGGGGTTCGCCGAGCGGGAACTGGCCCAGCGCCGCGAGCTGGACCTGCCCCCGGCCGCCCGCTTCGCCGGGCTCATCGGCGCCGCCGCCGACGTCGAGGAGTTCGTCACCGCGCTGCCGCCGCTGCCCGGGGTGCGCGTCCTGGGCCCGCTGCCCCTGCCCGACCAGCCGGGACGGGCGCCGATGGTCCGCAGCGTCGTGCGCGTGCCCCGCGGGGAGTCCGCCGCCCTGGCGCTGGCGGTCAAGAACGTCACCGCCGGCCGCAGCGTCCGCAAGCTGCCGCTGGTGCGGGTGCGGGTGGACCCCCTGCAGATCGGCTGA
- a CDS encoding aldo/keto reductase, whose product MDFRHLGRSGLKISEITYGNWLTHGSQVENDAAVACVHAALDAGITTFDTADVYANTVAETVLGTALKGQRRESLEILTKVFGPIGPKQHNDTGLSRKHVLEACEGSLRRLGTDHIDLYQAHRYDYATPLEETMQAFADLVRQGKVLYVGVSEWTAEQLRAGAELARQLGFQLISNQPQYSMLWRVIEGEVVPTSRDLGISQVVWSPIAQGVLTGKYVPGGQPPEGSRATDTKGGADMIKRWMRDDVLSRVQELKPVAADLGLSMAQLAVAWVLQNDNVATAIIGASRPEQVHDNAAAAGVKIPAEALERIDAVLGDVVERDPARTHESSPKQREV is encoded by the coding sequence GTGGACTTCCGACACCTCGGCCGCTCCGGCCTGAAGATCTCCGAGATCACCTACGGCAACTGGCTCACCCACGGTTCGCAGGTCGAGAACGACGCCGCCGTCGCCTGCGTGCACGCCGCCCTCGACGCGGGCATCACCACGTTCGACACCGCCGACGTCTACGCCAACACCGTCGCCGAGACGGTCCTGGGCACCGCCCTGAAGGGGCAGCGCCGGGAGTCGCTGGAGATCCTCACCAAGGTCTTCGGCCCCATCGGCCCCAAGCAGCACAACGACACCGGCCTGTCCCGCAAGCACGTCCTGGAGGCGTGCGAGGGGTCGCTGCGCCGGCTGGGCACCGACCACATCGACCTCTACCAGGCGCACCGCTACGACTACGCGACGCCGCTGGAGGAGACGATGCAGGCCTTCGCCGACCTCGTGCGGCAGGGCAAGGTCCTGTACGTCGGGGTCAGCGAGTGGACCGCTGAGCAGCTGCGGGCCGGGGCGGAGCTGGCGCGGCAGCTGGGCTTCCAGCTCATCTCCAACCAGCCGCAGTACTCGATGCTGTGGCGGGTCATCGAGGGCGAGGTCGTCCCCACCTCCCGCGACCTGGGCATCTCCCAGGTCGTGTGGTCGCCCATCGCCCAGGGCGTCCTGACCGGCAAGTACGTCCCCGGCGGGCAGCCGCCGGAGGGCTCGCGCGCCACCGACACCAAGGGCGGCGCCGACATGATCAAGCGCTGGATGCGCGACGACGTCCTGTCCCGCGTCCAGGAGCTCAAGCCCGTCGCCGCCGACCTGGGCCTGTCGATGGCCCAGCTCGCCGTGGCCTGGGTGCTGCAGAACGACAACGTCGCCACCGCGATCATCGGGGCCTCCCGGCCCGAGCAGGTGCACGACAACGCCGCTGCGGCCGGGGTGAAGATCCCCGCCGAGGCGCTGGAGCGCATCGACGCGGTGCTCGGCGACGTCGTCGAGCGCGACCCGGCGAGGACCCACGAGAGCTCGCCCAAGCAGCGCGAGGTCTGA
- a CDS encoding DUF6458 family protein, producing MRFGNHLRLFTLGAVLAFAVHVDLDVVEVATVGRILMVAAVAGALAEAVLLRRARAARTASAPAPARPVVRTTAAPAWSAERTRPFTPHRLPHQES from the coding sequence GTGCGATTCGGGAACCACCTCCGCCTGTTCACCCTCGGTGCCGTGCTGGCCTTCGCGGTCCACGTCGACCTCGACGTCGTGGAGGTGGCCACGGTGGGCCGCATCCTCATGGTCGCCGCCGTGGCCGGGGCGCTCGCCGAGGCCGTCCTGCTGCGGCGCGCCCGCGCGGCGCGGACCGCGTCCGCCCCGGCGCCCGCGCGCCCCGTCGTGCGCACGACGGCCGCCCCCGCGTGGAGCGCCGAGCGGACCCGGCCCTTCACCCCGCACCGGCTGCCCCACCAGGAGTCCTGA